From a region of the Myxococcaceae bacterium JPH2 genome:
- a CDS encoding cob(I)yrinic acid a,c-diamide adenosyltransferase, producing MKIYTKSGDAGETGLFGGGRVAKDDARVDAYGEVDELNATLGMARGFSLPPDLDALLQRIQDQLFTVGSVLATPTGTKASSYIPELKASWAEDMEHAIDRFEEELPKMTHFILPGGTQAAAALHLGRTVCRRCERRSVPLVREGDVPASVVVYLNRLSDLLFVMARLANHRAGVPDVKWIPETSGAK from the coding sequence ATGAAGATCTACACGAAGAGCGGCGACGCGGGAGAGACGGGACTGTTCGGCGGTGGACGCGTGGCCAAGGACGACGCGCGTGTGGATGCGTATGGCGAGGTGGACGAACTCAACGCCACGCTCGGCATGGCGCGCGGCTTCTCGCTTCCTCCGGACCTGGACGCGCTGTTGCAGCGCATCCAGGATCAGCTCTTCACCGTGGGCTCGGTGCTGGCCACGCCCACGGGCACCAAGGCTTCGTCCTATATCCCCGAGCTGAAGGCGTCATGGGCCGAGGACATGGAGCACGCCATCGATCGGTTCGAGGAGGAGCTGCCGAAGATGACGCACTTCATCCTCCCCGGTGGGACGCAGGCCGCCGCGGCGCTGCACCTGGGGCGCACCGTGTGTCGTCGCTGTGAGCGGCGCTCCGTGCCGCTCGTGCGCGAGGGCGATGTGCCCGCGTCGGTGGTCGTCTATTTGAACCGGCTGTCGGATCTGCTCTTCGTGATGGCGCGGCTGGCCAACCACCGGGCGGGCGTGCCGGACGTGAAGTGGATCCCCGAGACGTCCGGCGCGAAGTAG
- a CDS encoding MBL fold metallo-hydrolase, translating into MSERLPGMGIPLSPTAAEPRLSAVAILYRRAGDGAQVFWVKRGEALRFAGGFYALPGGKLDTADARVPVRGATGEEAALRSAAARELFEETGVLVAEGAQALPEARRAELRRALLADEVKWADVLQREGLSLRAEDFRPAGRWITPPSVPVRFDAHFYLVEAPPDSHAEVLPGELSEGAWIAPEAALQRWRDGSALLHPPTVHVLQVLADFKDDADARARLTMPAYCPGFISQRIEFQRGVRVVALETPTLPPAMHTNAYVLGHGELLIVDPGASDVKQYAKLLSLVAGLKAEGLKPVAVVLTHHHGDHTGGARAVKERLGVPVWAHARTADRLDFPVERLLQDGEVLELAGDVVQRWRVLHTPGHAQGHVCLVDELSRAAVVGDMVAGVGTIVIDPPEGNMGDYLTQLARLRDWPVTTLYPAHGGPIPDGPAKLQEYLKHRAAREAVILDALPPEGATLSRLVATAYADTHPLMHPVAERSALATLEKLAAEGRVREESLTWFRTGA; encoded by the coding sequence ATGAGCGAGCGCCTTCCTGGCATGGGAATCCCCCTGTCGCCCACCGCGGCCGAGCCTCGGCTGTCCGCGGTGGCCATCCTCTACCGGCGCGCGGGTGACGGCGCCCAGGTGTTCTGGGTGAAGCGCGGCGAGGCGCTGCGCTTCGCCGGAGGCTTCTACGCGCTGCCCGGCGGCAAGCTGGACACCGCGGACGCGCGGGTGCCCGTGCGCGGCGCCACGGGTGAAGAGGCCGCGCTGCGTTCGGCCGCGGCGCGAGAGCTCTTCGAGGAGACCGGCGTGCTGGTGGCCGAGGGCGCCCAGGCGCTCCCCGAAGCGCGGCGCGCCGAGCTGCGCCGGGCCCTGCTCGCCGACGAGGTGAAGTGGGCGGACGTGCTCCAGCGCGAGGGGCTGTCGCTGCGCGCGGAGGACTTCCGCCCCGCGGGCCGGTGGATTACGCCGCCGTCGGTGCCCGTGCGCTTCGACGCGCACTTCTACCTGGTGGAGGCGCCGCCGGACTCCCACGCGGAGGTGCTGCCGGGCGAGCTGTCCGAGGGCGCGTGGATCGCGCCCGAGGCGGCGCTGCAACGCTGGCGCGACGGCTCGGCGCTGCTGCACCCGCCCACCGTGCACGTGCTCCAGGTGCTGGCGGACTTCAAGGACGATGCGGATGCGCGCGCGCGGCTCACCATGCCGGCGTACTGCCCGGGCTTCATCTCCCAGCGCATCGAGTTCCAGCGAGGCGTGCGCGTGGTGGCGCTGGAGACGCCCACGCTGCCGCCGGCCATGCACACCAACGCGTATGTGCTGGGGCACGGCGAGCTGCTGATTGTGGACCCAGGCGCCTCGGACGTGAAGCAGTACGCGAAGCTGCTGTCGCTCGTCGCGGGGCTCAAGGCGGAGGGCCTGAAGCCCGTGGCGGTGGTGCTCACCCACCACCACGGCGACCACACGGGCGGCGCGCGCGCGGTGAAGGAGCGGCTGGGCGTGCCCGTCTGGGCGCATGCGCGCACCGCGGACCGGTTGGACTTCCCGGTGGAGCGGCTGCTGCAAGACGGTGAGGTGCTGGAGCTGGCCGGGGACGTGGTGCAGCGCTGGCGCGTGTTGCACACGCCGGGACATGCGCAGGGCCACGTGTGCCTGGTGGACGAACTCAGCCGGGCCGCGGTGGTGGGGGACATGGTGGCCGGCGTGGGCACCATCGTCATCGACCCGCCCGAGGGCAACATGGGCGACTACCTGACGCAGCTGGCGCGCCTGCGGGACTGGCCCGTGACGACGCTGTACCCGGCGCACGGCGGGCCCATTCCAGACGGCCCGGCGAAGCTCCAGGAGTACCTGAAGCATCGCGCCGCGCGCGAGGCGGTCATCCTGGACGCGCTGCCTCCCGAGGGCGCCACGTTGTCGCGGCTGGTGGCGACGGCCTACGCGGACACGCACCCGCTGATGCACCCGGTGGCCGAGCGCAGCGCGCTGGCGACGCTCGAGAAGCTGGCGGCGGAGGGGCGCGTGCGCGAGGAGTCCCTCACTTGGTTCCGCACCGGGGCCTAG
- a CDS encoding FTR1 family protein: MTRSASLVLCLLLASTSSLGAEPAAPDEGRSWHRLVGILQYLQADYPAAVESRSAFELAEQTSFANEAVETARDLGPAGSAFVARVQAIQARVSHAQDAEGVSRDCATLVEDLVMAGGLARSPRHPPDLKQGATLYQANCAACHGADGRAQVAIAETMEPRAASFHDAERMDGITPYKAFNTTSFGVPGTAMPAYPTLSEDERWSMAFFLFTLRQPPCEGTPPSISLERLANSTDAQLARQYGEKNVACLRRHMPDADEERSLLTARHGVGEALRLGAAGDSAAAKTALLDAYLNGLEPVEPKLRARDPQLISRLEAAFLQARISAERGSPKLQDDGRELLSLLDQARNSSGDTASMLSVVWLTLLILLREGFEATIIVTALLAALKKMGAMEQVRVVHIGWVSALIVGALAYVLGRHLLAGAQREWLEGLTALVAVGMLMYAALWLNARANVSSFMGELRQRMQGALGRGSTTGLFIIAFTSVLRESFETAIFLQGLAVDSATGVAWGSLLGVVVILLLVFAVSRMGYRLPMKTLFSVSTVVLMATAVILLGKGLHAMQEVGVVPLAPVRFITVDMLGLYPDMMSLLPQLLLALAPVLWVWSRRRPRGERMAPPPESGATRAPPLQ; this comes from the coding sequence GTGACTCGCTCCGCATCCCTGGTCTTGTGCCTGTTGCTCGCGTCGACTTCGTCCCTGGGGGCTGAACCCGCCGCACCCGACGAGGGACGCTCCTGGCATCGGCTGGTGGGCATCCTCCAGTATCTCCAGGCGGACTATCCGGCGGCGGTCGAGTCCCGCTCCGCGTTCGAGTTGGCGGAGCAGACGAGCTTCGCGAACGAGGCCGTGGAGACGGCGCGGGACCTGGGCCCGGCGGGGAGCGCCTTCGTGGCGCGCGTGCAGGCCATCCAGGCGCGCGTGTCGCACGCCCAGGACGCGGAGGGCGTCAGCCGCGACTGCGCCACGCTGGTGGAAGACCTGGTGATGGCGGGAGGACTCGCGCGCAGCCCGCGTCATCCGCCGGACCTGAAGCAAGGCGCCACGCTCTACCAGGCCAACTGCGCCGCGTGCCACGGAGCGGACGGCCGTGCGCAGGTAGCCATCGCGGAGACCATGGAGCCGCGCGCCGCCAGCTTCCACGACGCGGAGCGCATGGACGGCATCACCCCGTACAAGGCCTTCAACACCACCAGCTTCGGAGTGCCCGGCACGGCCATGCCGGCCTACCCCACGCTCTCCGAGGATGAGCGCTGGTCCATGGCCTTCTTCCTCTTCACGCTGCGCCAGCCGCCGTGCGAGGGCACCCCGCCGAGCATCTCGCTGGAGCGCCTGGCCAACTCCACGGACGCGCAGCTCGCGAGGCAGTACGGCGAGAAGAACGTCGCGTGCCTGCGCCGCCACATGCCGGACGCGGACGAGGAGCGCTCGCTCCTGACGGCGCGCCATGGCGTGGGCGAGGCGCTGCGCCTGGGCGCCGCGGGCGACTCGGCCGCCGCGAAGACGGCGCTCCTGGACGCGTACCTCAACGGCCTGGAGCCCGTGGAGCCCAAGCTGCGCGCGAGGGACCCGCAGCTCATCTCGCGCCTGGAGGCGGCGTTCCTCCAGGCCCGCATCTCCGCCGAGCGCGGCAGCCCGAAGCTCCAGGACGACGGCCGTGAGCTGCTGTCGCTCTTGGACCAGGCGCGCAACAGCAGCGGCGACACCGCGAGCATGCTGTCCGTGGTGTGGCTGACGCTGCTCATCCTGCTGCGCGAGGGCTTCGAGGCCACCATCATCGTCACCGCGCTGCTGGCCGCGCTGAAGAAGATGGGCGCCATGGAGCAGGTGCGCGTGGTGCACATCGGCTGGGTGTCCGCGCTGATTGTGGGCGCGCTGGCCTATGTGCTCGGCCGGCACCTGCTCGCGGGCGCGCAGCGCGAGTGGCTGGAGGGCCTGACGGCGCTCGTCGCGGTGGGCATGCTGATGTACGCGGCGCTGTGGCTCAACGCGCGCGCCAACGTGAGCAGCTTCATGGGCGAGCTGCGCCAGCGCATGCAGGGCGCGCTGGGCCGCGGCAGCACCACGGGCCTGTTCATCATCGCCTTCACGTCCGTGCTGCGCGAGAGCTTCGAGACGGCCATCTTCCTCCAGGGCCTCGCGGTGGACTCGGCCACGGGCGTGGCCTGGGGCTCGCTGTTGGGCGTGGTGGTCATCCTGCTGCTCGTCTTCGCCGTGAGCCGCATGGGCTACCGGCTGCCCATGAAGACGCTGTTCAGCGTCTCCACCGTGGTGCTCATGGCGACGGCCGTCATCCTGCTCGGCAAGGGACTGCACGCCATGCAGGAGGTGGGCGTGGTGCCCCTGGCCCCCGTCCGCTTCATCACCGTGGACATGCTGGGCCTGTACCCGGACATGATGTCGCTGCTGCCGCAGCTGCTGCTGGCCCTGGCGCCCGTGCTGTGGGTGTGGTCGCGCCGTCGCCCACGCGGTGAGCGGATGGCGCCCCCGCCGGAGAGTGGCGCGACGCGGGCACCGCCCTTGCAGTAG
- a CDS encoding MTAP family purine nucleoside phosphorylase has product MAAVKVGIIGGYGLAQALGVAGRGESHVLETPFGPHAAPILTTELDGVPIAYVSRHGTGHVYNATRSPYRANLFALKLLGITHVLAAGSVGSLREQVEPQHLFLPDQVLDRTYRRPCTFYDDVAVHVEMGSPFCGTLRRLLAQAAPAAETVVHPSGTYVCIEGPTLSTRAESQLYRTWGADVVGMTAMPEARLAREAELHYALVALPTEYDAWYPRPEDAEPEAWSTQGSERLQAVTARGAALIRRALPRIAESRASCRCDSALAQAISTDRGRIPDEVRTRLRPLLGRYLPAGVV; this is encoded by the coding sequence ATGGCGGCGGTCAAGGTGGGCATCATCGGGGGCTACGGCCTCGCCCAGGCGCTCGGCGTGGCGGGTCGGGGCGAGTCCCATGTCCTGGAGACGCCGTTCGGTCCCCATGCTGCGCCCATCCTCACCACCGAGTTGGACGGCGTGCCCATCGCCTACGTGTCCCGACATGGCACCGGGCACGTCTACAACGCCACGCGCTCGCCCTACCGCGCCAACCTCTTCGCGCTGAAGCTGCTGGGCATCACCCACGTGCTGGCCGCGGGCTCGGTGGGCAGCCTGCGCGAGCAGGTGGAGCCGCAGCACCTCTTCCTGCCGGATCAGGTGTTGGACCGGACGTATCGCCGCCCCTGTACCTTCTACGACGACGTGGCGGTGCACGTGGAGATGGGCTCACCGTTCTGCGGCACGCTGCGGCGGTTGCTCGCGCAGGCCGCGCCCGCCGCGGAGACGGTGGTGCACCCGTCGGGCACGTATGTCTGCATCGAGGGACCCACGCTCAGCACGCGCGCGGAGAGTCAGCTCTACCGCACGTGGGGCGCGGACGTGGTGGGCATGACGGCCATGCCCGAGGCCCGGTTGGCGCGCGAGGCGGAGCTGCACTACGCACTCGTGGCGCTGCCCACGGAGTATGACGCGTGGTACCCGCGCCCCGAGGACGCGGAGCCCGAGGCGTGGAGCACGCAGGGCTCGGAGCGTCTCCAGGCCGTCACCGCGCGAGGCGCCGCGCTCATCCGCCGCGCGCTGCCCCGCATCGCCGAGTCGCGCGCGTCCTGCCGCTGCGACTCGGCGCTCGCCCAGGCCATCTCCACCGACCGGGGGCGCATCCCCGATGAGGTGCGCACCCGGCTGCGACCCTTGCTGGGGCGCTACCTGCCCGCGGGCGTCGTCTGA
- a CDS encoding M48 family metalloprotease, with product MQRIFHVIVGLTLVSSLTSGCTKQRIGAEKAIASVVVSPQQEEQIGQQVKQELEQKEKIQYVQDPAVVEYVRQLSAPILAQASKERPDVKWKVNVINDPKTVNAFATPGGYLYVYTGLLLAADTEAELAGVMAHEAGHVVARHSARAMVNQYGLQAISQMALGNNPGAAAQIASQLVTGGTMLAHGRSEESEADTYGARYASGAGYDPHGLITFFQKLQAEQGKTPAVMKWLSTHPTNEQRIADLNKYIAQNRLTGANNNPGQLPAIKKKLGGK from the coding sequence ATGCAGCGCATCTTCCACGTGATTGTGGGCCTCACCCTCGTCTCGAGCCTGACCTCGGGTTGCACCAAGCAGCGCATCGGCGCGGAGAAGGCCATCGCCAGCGTCGTCGTGTCGCCGCAGCAGGAGGAGCAGATCGGCCAGCAGGTGAAGCAGGAGCTGGAGCAGAAGGAGAAGATCCAATACGTGCAGGACCCGGCGGTGGTCGAGTACGTGCGGCAGCTCTCCGCGCCCATCCTCGCGCAGGCCAGCAAGGAGCGCCCGGACGTCAAGTGGAAGGTCAACGTCATCAATGATCCGAAGACGGTCAACGCCTTCGCCACGCCGGGCGGCTACCTCTACGTGTACACGGGCCTCCTGCTCGCGGCGGACACCGAGGCGGAGCTGGCCGGAGTGATGGCGCACGAGGCGGGCCACGTGGTGGCGCGTCACTCGGCTCGCGCCATGGTGAACCAGTACGGACTGCAGGCCATCAGCCAGATGGCGCTGGGCAACAACCCGGGCGCCGCCGCGCAGATCGCCTCGCAGCTCGTCACCGGCGGCACCATGCTCGCGCACGGCCGCAGCGAGGAGTCCGAGGCGGACACCTACGGCGCGCGCTACGCGTCCGGCGCGGGCTATGACCCGCACGGGCTCATCACCTTCTTCCAGAAGCTCCAGGCCGAGCAGGGCAAGACGCCCGCGGTGATGAAGTGGCTGAGCACCCACCCGACGAATGAGCAGCGCATCGCGGACCTGAACAAGTACATCGCGCAGAACCGGCTGACCGGCGCCAACAACAACCCGGGTCAGCTGCCCGCCATCAAGAAGAAGCTGGGCGGCAAGTAG
- a CDS encoding GlsB/YeaQ/YmgE family stress response membrane protein codes for MVTPPRLFALMFLLLAPALGFAQQTSRAATEGSTSTTETAVGSREEPLGGPSRVLPPPPLVDVPDEGAPTRWDAPEAPRTERPDFAGSASGQNHAVAAAALPPHIVTDTPRDPVPRIAVDMVGGAAGGVVGVLGLGLAGYLAAAPTVGCNSDECSILAVMAGIAGGCIGVPLGTYLGGQLMGGQGRLWPTAVGSLVGWGGALLGQVTLNNGEGGGTPSTVMAAALLALPVIGATVGYELSQAPAQPPLRHDTDVAPRQSVRLVPVAGYAQGSARLGLMGSF; via the coding sequence ATGGTGACGCCCCCTCGCCTCTTCGCACTGATGTTCCTGCTGCTCGCGCCCGCCCTCGGGTTCGCCCAGCAGACCTCCAGGGCCGCCACCGAAGGCTCCACGAGCACCACCGAGACCGCCGTGGGCTCCCGAGAGGAGCCACTCGGCGGCCCCTCGCGAGTGCTCCCACCTCCGCCCCTGGTGGACGTCCCCGACGAGGGCGCGCCAACCCGGTGGGATGCCCCCGAAGCGCCCCGGACCGAGCGCCCTGACTTCGCTGGCAGCGCCTCGGGGCAGAACCATGCGGTGGCCGCCGCGGCCCTGCCTCCCCACATCGTGACGGACACGCCTCGAGACCCGGTGCCGCGCATCGCCGTGGACATGGTGGGCGGCGCGGCCGGCGGTGTCGTGGGCGTGCTGGGGCTGGGGCTCGCGGGGTACCTGGCCGCCGCGCCCACGGTGGGGTGCAACTCGGATGAGTGCTCCATCCTCGCGGTGATGGCCGGCATCGCGGGTGGATGCATCGGCGTTCCCTTGGGGACCTACCTGGGCGGACAGCTCATGGGGGGACAGGGGCGCCTATGGCCCACCGCGGTGGGCAGCCTGGTGGGCTGGGGAGGCGCCCTCCTGGGACAGGTGACGCTGAACAACGGCGAAGGTGGGGGCACCCCCTCCACCGTCATGGCCGCCGCGCTGCTGGCGCTGCCGGTCATCGGCGCCACGGTGGGCTACGAGCTGTCCCAAGCCCCGGCCCAGCCCCCCCTCCGCCACGACACGGATGTCGCGCCTCGGCAGTCCGTGCGGCTCGTGCCCGTGGCCGGCTATGCCCAGGGCTCGGCCCGTCTGGGGCTCATGGGCAGCTTCTAG
- a CDS encoding dihydrofolate reductase produces MTKLSAIVAMAANRVIGANNTLPWRLPPDLARFKRLTLGHTLILGRKTYESIGRPLPGRTTVVVTRQRDYAPPGVTVVHSVEDALTRAQGDAEVFIAGGADLYAQTFPRWDTLYLTRIERDVPGDTYFPELDLSGWRLVEEQRHPEGELPYAFLTYQRGPKSN; encoded by the coding sequence ATGACGAAGCTCTCCGCCATCGTCGCCATGGCCGCCAACCGGGTGATTGGCGCGAACAACACGCTGCCCTGGCGGCTGCCCCCGGACCTCGCGCGCTTCAAGCGCCTCACCTTGGGCCACACGCTCATCCTGGGGCGCAAGACGTACGAGTCCATCGGTCGCCCACTGCCCGGCCGGACGACCGTCGTCGTCACGCGCCAGCGCGACTACGCGCCTCCCGGGGTGACGGTGGTGCACTCGGTGGAGGACGCCCTCACCCGGGCCCAGGGCGATGCCGAGGTGTTCATCGCGGGCGGCGCCGACCTCTACGCCCAGACGTTCCCGCGCTGGGACACGCTCTACCTCACGCGCATCGAGCGGGACGTCCCCGGCGACACGTACTTCCCCGAGCTGGACCTGTCCGGTTGGCGACTCGTCGAGGAGCAACGCCACCCGGAGGGCGAGCTGCCTTACGCCTTCCTCACCTACCAGCGCGGACCGAAATCCAACTGA
- the queG gene encoding tRNA epoxyqueuosine(34) reductase QueG: MNVLPTAPLRELAQQVGFDLVGFARAEPIPPESLLSWVEAGYAADMDWMGERAAERLDVSILLPGARTVISFANNYWRDDAASVDSPIARYARGRDYHSTLRDRMKAFRKTLSERYPELGTYGGVDSGPMMEKVWAARAGLGYVGKNGCFITESHGSWVLLATLILDAEVDDYGDGPAADRCGACRRCLMSCPTGALVGNGRVDARACLSYQTIENREREVPEAFRLKFDNLVFGCDICQEVCPLNRRPVFADHARFEPRAVASLGAVELAALTPEQYQALIPGTALARARYDGLRRNAVYALGVAKQASARGVLEKLSGDASELVRTAALWALSQLEP, encoded by the coding sequence TTGAACGTCCTCCCCACCGCGCCCCTGCGTGAACTCGCCCAACAGGTGGGCTTCGACCTGGTGGGCTTCGCGCGCGCCGAGCCCATTCCTCCCGAGTCGCTCCTCTCGTGGGTGGAGGCCGGCTACGCGGCGGACATGGACTGGATGGGCGAGCGGGCCGCCGAGCGGCTGGACGTCTCGATTCTCCTGCCGGGCGCGCGCACGGTCATCTCGTTCGCCAACAACTACTGGCGCGATGACGCGGCGTCGGTGGACTCGCCCATCGCCCGCTATGCGCGGGGCCGCGACTATCACTCGACGCTGCGCGACCGGATGAAGGCGTTCCGCAAGACGCTCTCCGAGCGCTACCCGGAGCTGGGGACCTACGGCGGCGTGGACAGCGGTCCGATGATGGAGAAGGTGTGGGCCGCGCGCGCGGGCCTGGGCTACGTGGGCAAGAACGGGTGCTTCATCACCGAGTCCCACGGCTCGTGGGTGTTGCTCGCCACGCTCATCCTCGACGCGGAGGTGGATGACTACGGGGATGGCCCCGCCGCGGACCGGTGTGGCGCGTGTCGCCGCTGCCTCATGTCGTGTCCCACGGGCGCGCTGGTGGGCAATGGCCGCGTGGACGCGCGCGCCTGTCTGTCCTACCAGACCATCGAGAACCGGGAGCGCGAGGTCCCCGAGGCCTTCCGCCTGAAGTTCGACAACCTCGTGTTCGGCTGCGACATCTGCCAGGAGGTGTGTCCGCTGAATCGCCGGCCTGTGTTCGCGGACCATGCGCGCTTCGAGCCGCGCGCGGTGGCGTCGCTGGGCGCGGTGGAGCTGGCGGCCCTGACGCCCGAGCAGTACCAGGCGCTCATCCCCGGCACCGCGCTGGCGCGTGCACGCTACGACGGGCTTCGCCGCAACGCCGTGTACGCGTTGGGCGTGGCGAAGCAGGCGAGTGCGCGAGGGGTGCTCGAAAAGCTCAGCGGCGACGCGAGCGAATTGGTACGTACCGCGGCGCTATGGGCGCTCAGCCAGCTCGAACCGTGA
- a CDS encoding thymidylate synthase yields MQQYLSLLDHVLSHGTKKSDRTGTGTLSIFGHQLRFDLTQGFPLVTTKKLHLKSIVHELLWMLRGDANVRSLQAQGVTIWDEWANADGDLGPVYGHQWRSWSAPDGGHIDQMRLLVDGLRKNPDSRRHLVSAWNVADVPAMKLPPCHVMFQFYVADGRLSCQLYQRSADLFLGLPFNIASYALLTHMVAQATGLQAHEFIHTLGDAHLYLNHVAQAKEQLVRAPRPLPRLVLNPEVTDLFAFRYEDITIEGYEPHPAIKAPVAV; encoded by the coding sequence ATGCAACAGTACCTCTCCCTTCTCGACCACGTTCTGAGCCACGGGACGAAGAAGAGCGACCGCACCGGCACGGGCACGCTCAGCATCTTCGGCCACCAACTCCGCTTCGACCTGACCCAGGGCTTCCCCCTGGTGACGACGAAGAAGCTGCACCTGAAGTCCATCGTCCACGAGCTCTTGTGGATGCTGCGCGGCGACGCCAACGTGCGCTCGCTCCAGGCCCAGGGCGTCACCATCTGGGACGAGTGGGCCAACGCCGACGGCGACCTCGGTCCCGTCTATGGCCACCAGTGGCGCTCGTGGAGCGCACCGGACGGCGGACACATCGACCAGATGCGCCTCTTGGTGGATGGGCTGCGCAAGAATCCGGACTCGCGCCGTCACCTGGTCAGCGCGTGGAACGTGGCGGACGTGCCGGCCATGAAGCTGCCGCCCTGCCACGTGATGTTCCAGTTCTACGTGGCGGATGGCCGCCTGTCCTGCCAGCTCTATCAGCGCAGCGCGGACCTGTTCCTCGGCCTGCCGTTCAACATCGCCTCGTACGCGCTGCTCACGCACATGGTGGCCCAGGCCACCGGGCTCCAAGCGCACGAGTTCATCCACACGCTCGGCGACGCGCACCTGTACCTGAACCACGTGGCGCAGGCGAAGGAGCAGCTTGTGCGCGCGCCCAGGCCGCTACCGCGCCTCGTCCTCAACCCCGAGGTGACGGACCTCTTCGCGTTCCGCTACGAGGACATCACCATCGAGGGCTACGAGCCCCACCCCGCCATCAAGGCGCCCGTGGCCGTATGA
- a CDS encoding DMT family transporter, which yields MGAQPARTVTSSPGASSLGWVYAALLVQVLISSGTYLAGKRAMAELPPLTVVLWRFLLSGSVFVLLLCFTPGPVLPPRSEWKRIFVLGLLAGPVNQVLFFTGLARSSAAHAALLYALTPLGVYLASLLLGRERASARASVGIATAFTGVVVLLLGRGLESARGALMGDLLILAAVAAWVVYTTEGKPFASQFGPIRATAWSMTMAAVLMLPLTPWVMRWTQVKAASGAALGSIAYLGLLTSVVAYLIWYYALSKVPASRVAIFSNLQPAATAIAAWLLLNEALHWELAVGGGLVLAGVRLTQTVPARVVAAKAQG from the coding sequence ATGGGCGCTCAGCCAGCTCGAACCGTGACTTCTTCGCCCGGCGCCTCGTCGCTGGGCTGGGTGTACGCGGCGCTCCTCGTTCAGGTCCTCATCAGCTCGGGGACGTACCTCGCGGGCAAGCGCGCCATGGCGGAGCTTCCGCCGCTCACCGTGGTGTTGTGGCGCTTCCTCTTGAGCGGCTCGGTGTTCGTGCTGCTGCTGTGCTTCACGCCGGGGCCGGTGTTGCCGCCGCGCTCCGAGTGGAAGCGCATCTTCGTGCTGGGGCTCCTGGCGGGGCCGGTGAACCAGGTGTTGTTCTTCACGGGGCTCGCGCGCTCGTCCGCGGCGCATGCGGCGCTGCTGTACGCGCTGACGCCCTTGGGGGTGTACCTGGCCAGCTTGCTGCTCGGGCGTGAGCGTGCGTCGGCGCGGGCCTCGGTGGGCATCGCCACGGCGTTCACCGGGGTGGTGGTGCTGCTCCTGGGCCGAGGGCTGGAGAGCGCGCGCGGGGCCCTGATGGGAGACCTGCTCATCCTGGCCGCGGTGGCGGCGTGGGTCGTCTACACGACCGAGGGCAAGCCGTTCGCGTCGCAGTTCGGGCCCATCCGAGCCACGGCGTGGAGCATGACGATGGCGGCCGTGCTGATGTTGCCGCTGACGCCATGGGTGATGCGGTGGACCCAGGTGAAGGCCGCGAGCGGCGCGGCGCTGGGGTCCATCGCGTACCTGGGCCTGCTCACGTCGGTGGTGGCGTACCTCATCTGGTACTACGCGCTGTCGAAGGTGCCCGCGTCGCGGGTGGCCATCTTCTCGAACCTCCAGCCCGCGGCCACGGCCATCGCGGCGTGGCTGCTGCTCAATGAGGCGCTGCACTGGGAGCTGGCCGTGGGCGGTGGGCTCGTGCTCGCGGGCGTGCGCCTCACTCAGACCGTGCCCGCGCGAGTTGTCGCGGCGAAGGCGCAGGGCTGA